In one Rhinopithecus roxellana isolate Shanxi Qingling chromosome 1, ASM756505v1, whole genome shotgun sequence genomic region, the following are encoded:
- the LOC104665066 gene encoding proline-rich protein 23B-like: protein MGSLPPSPRACPAPWWGQQPGGPCPAKRLRLEESAGPEPRVAPSLEDPGTPAVGALTSVVVLAAGCALRVPLEYVDLVLEPAPTSILRVSLGGHTLILIPEVLLSSVDGRLGAQGDSSAGLEVDVFLGALREDVFVELEFCASVPEIGAQEEAYEEEADPEFPELRMASPTGSAAGLYPSARSMFSPDQEGPIPEPCALAPNPSLQSVRPIFDTEFHLLEPVPTSPLQPLPPSPRVGNPGPQARPPLPERPPCKARRRLFQE, encoded by the coding sequence ATGGGCAGCCTGCCCCCCAGCCCCAGAGCTTGCCCTGCGCCCTGGTGGGGACAGCAGCCAGGAGGACCCTGCCCTGCCAAGCGCCTCCGATTGGAGGAGTCCGCGGGCCCCGAACCCCGCGTGGCGCCCAGCCTGGAAGACCCGGGGACCCCGGCCGTGGGCGCGCTCACCTCCGTAGTGGTCCTGGCCGCGGGCTGTGCCCTGCGCGTGCCCCTGGAATACGTCGACCTGGTGCTGGAGCCCGCACCAACGTCGATCCTGCGAGTATCTCTCGGTGGACACACCCTCATCCTGATCCCCGAGGTCCTCCTGAGCTCCGTCGACGGACGCTTAGGAGCACAGGGCGACTCATCTGCCGGCCTGGAAGTGGACGTTTTCCTGGGCGCTCTCAGGGAGGACGTCTTCGTCGAGCTGGAATTCTGCGCATCTGTCCCAGAGATCGGCGCCCAGGAAGAGGCCTACGAGGAGGAGGCGGACCCCGAGTTTCCGGAGCTCCGGATGGCCTCCCCAACCGGCTCAGCCGCTGGGCTCTACCCCTCCGCTAGAAGTATGTTCAGCCCCGACCAGGAGGGCCCCATCCCAGAACCCTGTGCTCTGGCCCCCAACCCCAGTTTGCAGAGCGTACGCCCCATCTTCGACACGGAATTCCACCTTCTGGAGCCTGTCCCCACCTCACCTctccaacctctacctccctctcCGCGCGTGGGGAATCCAGGTCCCCAAGCTCGCCCGCCGCTACCAGAACGCCCTCCGTGCAAGGCCCGGAGACGCCTGTTCCAGGAATAA
- the LOC104665074 gene encoding proline-rich protein 23A-like → MGSRPRSPSACPAPWWGQQPGGPCPSERLRLEEPVGPEPRVTPSREETAGIPAVGALTSVVVLAAGCALRVPLENVDLVLELPPTSILRVSLGGHTLILIPEVLLSSVDERSGAQGDSSAGLAVDVFLGALREDVVVEQEVFCASVPEIAAQEEAYEEDADPEFPELRMDSPTGSAAGVYPFASSVFSLYWEGPIPGLCVAGSCGSSKTHC, encoded by the coding sequence ATGGGCAGCCGGCCCCGCAGCCCCAGCGCCTGCCCTGCGCCCTGGTGGGGGCAGCAGCCAGGAGGACCCTGCCCTTCCGAACGTCTCCGACTGGAGGAGCCCGTGGGTCCCGAACCCCGCGTGACGCCCAGCCGGGAAGAAACGGCGGGGATCCCGGCCGTGGGCGCGCTCACCTCCGTGGTGGTCCTGGCCGCGGGCTGTGCCCTGCGTGTGCCCCTGGAGAACGTCGACTTGGTGCTGGAGCTCCCGCCGACATCGATCCTGCGAGTGTCTCTCGGTGGACACACCCTCATCCTGATCCCCGAGGTCCTCCTGAGCTCCGTCGACGAACGCTCAGGAGCACAGGGCGACTCGTCTGCCGGCCTGGCAGTGGACGTTTTCCTGGGCGCTCTCAGGGAAGACGTCGTCGTCGAGCAGGAAGTCTTCTGCGCATCTGTCCCAGAGATCGCCGCCCAGGAAGAGGCCTACGAAGAGGACGCGGACCCCGAGTTCCCGGAGCTCCGGATGGACTCCCCAACCGGCTCAGCCGCTGGAGTCTACCCCTTCGCTAGTAGTGTGTTCAGTCTCTACTGGGAGGGCCCCATCCCAGGGCTCTGTGTTGCGGGTTCTTGTGGATCCTCCAAGACTCACTGTTAG